The genomic window TTTGTAATCATGATGGTCAAATTGCCAAAATCTTGTAAAAAAAGTAAGATTTGTTTCCATTTACTTTCTAGAAATATTACCCATCAGTAGAAATAGACAAAAAACTAGGATGCACTTTAATAGTTCCTGACCAGTTTCTCAACTGATATGGTAACCTCAATTGGAAAGTTATGGATATCAGACACTGGAAGATGGAATTGGGGACTTGAGGGTTCTTTGCCTTTATAAGAACCATCACTAGATTCTAAAGTTAGCTAACACCTAGCTAATctaacttctagtcttagaaCCTGATGATGACTCTTCCTCTGCCTCCCATGACCCAGAAACCCCAGCAGCTCCTACCAGGCCAAGTTGCCTCAACTTCCTTCCTGGGTGGATATTGGGTAAAGTGGCCTGTGTTCCTGGCCAAAGAAGAGACAAAACTACCTGGGTAAAGGTAGATTTTAGTTCAATTTATTTTGGCCATGGAGAATAACTGAATACACTTTGGATGTAGATAATTTTCCTCTCATCTTGTCTTAACTTGGATTAGGTGGAAACATTTTAGTATTAATACATTCCCTTACAAAGTCATCACTCCTTAAGTGAAAATATATCGAGTATTTTGCCTGTTTTAGAATactgctatttttaaaaaggctccAAAGTATTTTCATtgcaaaaaataaagttttttcctGGTTTACAAAACTCACTTCAGATCTCTTGTTGTTCTGTGAATTTTTGAcatacagatgaaagaaaagggtgGTGGGGATAAGAAATACAGCAGCCTTGAAaagcaaaaattataaaaaaacgAACTGTGAAAGgagggatgattttggaaaaatggtCTCTAAGGCTCCTTTGAGTTTTTGCTGTCTATGGTTATATTAACATATAGCCATGGAAGCTTTTTAAATATTGTGTCTCTTGATCTCTAGGTATTGGATGATTACTGTCCTTATTCTACTGAAGCCCCTAAAACATTGCCAACACAGTGGACAAATATTGAAGTTGGTAATTGGTTATGGAGCATTGGAATGGAGGAGTATgttgtaaaattttattgtaaAGGAATAAATGGTGGAAAACTCCTTATACTGGACAATCGCTCGCTAAAAGTAAGTAtgctaatctaggtgatatagatgaatgtttacaaaaatataaattgcctagattaacatatgaagaaatagaattcttaaataatcccatatcagaaaaagaaattgaacaagccatcaaggatcTCCTTAAGAAAaacatccccagggccagatgaattaacaagggaattctatcaaacatcaaAGAAAAGCTCAAAGTTCTTTtggagaagaacaaaagatcaaggatatccagggaaataatgaaaaaaaaaaacgcaaaggaaggtggcctttgtagtaccagatctcaaactatggtAGCCTTtttagtaccagatctcaaactatactataaagcagtggtcatcaaaacaatttggtaatggctaagagggagaaaggaggatcagtggaatagacatgggttaagtgacctcagcaagacagtctatgacaagcccaaacatcatagcttttgggacaaaatgtaaaataaataattttgattacatcaaattaaaaaagttttgtacaaacaaaatcaatgcaacaaaaattagaagggaagtaacaaattgggaaacaatcttcataacaaaatctctgacaaaagtctaattactcaaattgacaaagaagtaaatcaattgtccaaaaaaatcaagccattctataattaataaatgagcaagggacatgaataggcaattttcagtcaaaggaatcaaaactattaataagcacatgaaacagtgttctaaatctctaataatcagagaaatgcaaatcaaaacaactcacctcatacctagaagattggctaacatgacagcaaaagaaagtaatgaatgatggggagagggggtgtggaaaagttgggatatTTGCAATGCTGgtagacttgtgaattgatccaaccattctggagggccatttggaactatgcccaaaaggggctaaaagactgtctgcccatcgatccagccataacactgctgggtttgtacctcaatgagataataaggaaaaagacatgtacacgaatattcgtagctgcactctttttggtggcaaaaaattggaaaatgaggggatgcccttcagttggggaatggctgaacaaattatggtatatgttggtgatagaattactattgtgctcaaaggaataataaaatagaggaattccatgggaactggaagagCCTCcaagaagtaatgcagagtgaaaggagcagaaccaggagaacattgtacacagagactgatacactgtggtacaatcgaatgtaatggatttttccattagtggcaattcagtgatcctgaagaacccagagggatctatgagaaagaacactattcacattcagaagaaaaactgtaggagtagaaacaccaaagaaaaacaactgcttgattacatgggtctagggggatatgtttggggatgtagaccataaaggaacatcctagtgcaaacatcaacagcatggaaacaggttatgatcaaggacacatgtaatacccagtggaattgagcatcagcaatgggaagggtgggaagggggaggggagggaggaatagtatatgatttttgtaaccaaggattaatgtttgaaattgaccaaattaaaaaataaataaaatgaaatgaaatgaaaaaaaaaagagtatataaggccacatttgaattaatgactttttaaaaaatttaatttatttagtcaatttttagaacattattccttggttacaagaattatattcttcccctccctgccctctccccacccttcctgaaTCTgttgctcaatttcattgggtattatatgtatccttgatcagaaccaatttctatgttgttggtgtttgcattatgatgatcatttagagtctacctccccagccatatctgagttaaggacctcttgtttctaggcctagctctcaatttgCTAAGCCACCTGTCATTCTTTTTTAGAactctgtgcatttaaaaaaaaaaacccactcttAACCAGGAAAGCAGTTTTGTAGTTTTTGAACAGTCAGATTAATTTcactgaaacagattaaaaaacattaatcatggaaaatggcaaaatttcatttaatttatagtAAATAGAATCTCATATTTTATAAGGCCTAAATTGCAAATCCTGGTTAGTATGATACCTTTGTCTTTGACTAGAGATACTTGATCCATGAAATATGATAACTTACTagacaaaaaaaattcttcttggaTTCATTTATTTCCTAAGAGAATAGAATTTTTagggttttaaaatatactttctcTCATAACATGTTTCtaggattttcctaaaatatagtatttgattTAAGTTCCTTTAAGCTGTAAATGTCTGATATTCTGAGccttcaattttaatttaatttttaattttaaaaataaattaataatacatttaagtattgattgattttattattcattcttttacttAAGTAAACAggaatgttttaattaatttaattttccatttaattttttttcaattccggATTGTTTCAATAGCACAAGCATCATTGGACTCCCATCTAGATAAATAACAATTAATGCATGAAATCCCAAAATGTTTCACAAAGGCAAACTATTATGGTAGTTCCTTAATGTATTTTAGGATTGTACGATGTAATTTTTTACTTCATCCAGACCTagggaatatttttctattgttgGAAAATCTGTGTTCTTTAAAATGATCCTATAGCAGCTTCATTTTCAGGTTCATtatgtaaagaattagaaaatctaTTCATCTGAATAAGTAGATGCAAAATtacacttttaatttttctttccaaaggaaATCGAAGTCAACAGGAAGAAAGACCGCCGGAAAATACTTAAGGCTATTaagaaaaatagagattttttggaaaaaaatcatatttgggTCTTACTATAGAAATTGATGGAAAGAAGACACAGAAC from Monodelphis domestica isolate mMonDom1 chromosome 4, mMonDom1.pri, whole genome shotgun sequence includes these protein-coding regions:
- the LOC130453622 gene encoding neurabin-1-like, giving the protein MASGSKIKAKETQIKKEKEEEEIVVEEEIISTGKPTEGKAKKGFSWFRNIKERKLWNFFHFKKHDKQVKNVHKWEEIDQEVLDDYCPYSTEAPKTLPTQWTNIEVGNWLWSIGMEEYVVKFYCKGINGGKLLILDNRSLKEIEVNRKKDRRKILKAIKKNRDFLEKNHIWVLL